The Zalophus californianus isolate mZalCal1 chromosome 7, mZalCal1.pri.v2, whole genome shotgun sequence genome includes a region encoding these proteins:
- the FANCE gene encoding Fanconi anemia group E protein isoform X2 — protein MESRSPGAPGMAASEAAPALAEDAGSAPWAQLDTPARFLLQALQSGPEGARRGLGLLRALGSRGEEPFCWDHVLEALCREEPVVEGPDCRLELCPLYVMTSSPAKSHREEQRRDGRRPLLLRLPPLCQRNLMSLLMAVRPSLPESSLLPVLQIAQQAQQADAWLRALGQLLRRDLSAGVAVEGAGPLSTHCQRELQGLCGRLRQGGRRLQLAQAPVPDEEEKEGQDSPRPGKRRKGPEEELASPEGQRAPKRFRRLEREGEGGQEEERREPESLETRAAGGGASPIKNQPVRAEPREAGQSLEEAQGLAENLELPKAVQDQVPRLQQLLKTFGEMDLLCAQLQLPQLSDPALLQLCTWLLSISPDLSLSNATVLTKSLFLRRILSLTSSASRLLMTALTSFCAKYAYPVCRALLGPMLQAPGTGPAQTELLCCLLKDEALEPDMQLLMLGQILELPWKEDTFLVLQSLLERQVEMTPEKFSVLMEKLCKEGPVATTSVAYAKLMLTVMTKYQASITEIQRLGLATALELNTTFLRKSLKAALRHLAP, from the exons ATGGAGTCCCGGAGCCCCGGAGCCCCGGGCATGGCGGCCTCGGAGGCGGCGCCCGCTCTGGCTGAGGACGCGGGGTCGGCGCCCTGGGCGCAGCTGGACACCCCCGCCCGGTTCCTGCTGCAGGCGCTGCAGTCGGGGCCGGAGGGGGCGCGGCGCGGCCTGGGGCTGCTGCGGGCGCTGGGCAGTCGCGGCGAGGAACCCTTCTGCTGGGACCACGTCCTAGAGGCGCTGTGCCGGGAGGAGCCCGTCGTGGAGGGCCCGGACTGTCGCCTGGAGCT gtgccccttgtatgTGATGACAAGCAGCCCTGCAAAATCACATAGAGAAGAGCAGAGGCGTGATGGCAG GAGGCCACTGCTGCTGCGATTGCCCCCGTTATGCCAGAGGAACCTGATGTCTCTGCTGATGGCTGTCCGGCCCTCGCTGCCCGAGAGCAGCCTGCTCCCGGTGCTGCAGATTGCACAGCAAGCGCAACAAGCCGACGCCTGGCTCCGGGCCCTGGGGCAGTTGCTGCGGAGGGACCTGAGCGCCGGGGTAGCGGTTGAGGGAGCGGGCCCCCTGTCTACACACTGCCAGAGAGAGCTCCAGGGCCTGTGCGGGCGGCTGCGCCAGGGAGGCCGGAGGCTGCAGTTAGCCCAGGCTCCCGTTCCCGacgaggaagagaaggagggccAGGACTCCCCGCGGCCTGGGAAACGCAGAAAGGGGCCAGAGGAAGAGCTTGCCAGTCCTGAGGGCCAGAGGGCCCCCAAAAGGTTCCGGCGTttggaaagggaaggggaaggaggtcAGGAGGAGGAGAGACGTGAACCTGAATCTTTGGAGACCCGGGCAGCTGGAGGAGGTGCCTCACCCATCAAGAACCAGCCTGTCAGAGCCGAGCCCAGGGAGGCTGGTCAGAGTCTGGAGGAGGCTCAGGGCCTAGCCGAGAATTTGGAGTTGCCCAAAGCTGTCCAG GACCAGGTTCCCAGGCTGCAGCAGCTACTCAAGACCTTCGGGGAG ATggacctgctctgtgcccagctgCAGCTCCCGCAGCTCTCGGACCCAGCTCTCCTGCAGCTCTGCACCTGGCTCCTGTCCATTTCACCGGATCTTAGCCTTAGCAATGCGACCGTTCTGACCAAGAGCCTCTTCCTTAGACGG ATTCTCTCCCTGACTTCCTCAGCCTCCCGCCTGCTCATGACTGCCCTGACCTCCTTCTGTGCCAAGTATGCCTATCCTGTCTGCAGAGCCCTTCTTGGCCCCATGCTCCAGGCCCCAGGAACAG GTCCAGCTCAAACAGAGTTATTGTGTTGCCTTCTGAAGGATGAGGCCCTGGAGCCAGACATGCAGCTTCTAATGCTGGG ACAGATCTTGGAGCTGCCCTGGAAAGAGGACACTTTCTTGGTGTTGCAGTCACTGCTGGAGCGGCAG GTGGAGATGACCCCTGAAAAGTTCAGTGTGTTGATGGAGAAGCTCTGTAAAGAGGGGCCAGTGGCCACCACATCTGTGGCCTATGCCAAGCTCATGCTGACGGTGATGACCAAGTATCAGGCCAGT atCACTGAGATCCAGAGGCTGGGCCTGGCCACAGCCCTAGAGCTCAACACCACTTTCCTGAGGAAGTCCCTGAAGGCCGCCCTGAGACATCTGGCCCCCTGA
- the FANCE gene encoding Fanconi anemia group E protein isoform X1, whose protein sequence is MESRSPGAPGMAASEAAPALAEDAGSAPWAQLDTPARFLLQALQSGPEGARRGLGLLRALGSRGEEPFCWDHVLEALCREEPVVEGPDCRLELCPLYVMTSSPAKSHREEQRRDGRRPLLLRLPPLCQRNLMSLLMAVRPSLPESSLLPVLQIAQQAQQADAWLRALGQLLRRDLSAGVAVEGAGPLSTHCQRELQGLCGRLRQGGRRLQLAQAPVPDEEEKEGQDSPRPGKRRKGPEEELASPEGQRAPKRFRRLEREGEGGQEEERREPESLETRAAGGGASPIKNQPVRAEPREAGQSLEEAQGLAENLELPKAVQDQVPRLQQLLKTFGEGSEGAPPPELQLLHECSPSQMDLLCAQLQLPQLSDPALLQLCTWLLSISPDLSLSNATVLTKSLFLRRILSLTSSASRLLMTALTSFCAKYAYPVCRALLGPMLQAPGTGPAQTELLCCLLKDEALEPDMQLLMLGQILELPWKEDTFLVLQSLLERQVEMTPEKFSVLMEKLCKEGPVATTSVAYAKLMLTVMTKYQASITEIQRLGLATALELNTTFLRKSLKAALRHLAP, encoded by the exons ATGGAGTCCCGGAGCCCCGGAGCCCCGGGCATGGCGGCCTCGGAGGCGGCGCCCGCTCTGGCTGAGGACGCGGGGTCGGCGCCCTGGGCGCAGCTGGACACCCCCGCCCGGTTCCTGCTGCAGGCGCTGCAGTCGGGGCCGGAGGGGGCGCGGCGCGGCCTGGGGCTGCTGCGGGCGCTGGGCAGTCGCGGCGAGGAACCCTTCTGCTGGGACCACGTCCTAGAGGCGCTGTGCCGGGAGGAGCCCGTCGTGGAGGGCCCGGACTGTCGCCTGGAGCT gtgccccttgtatgTGATGACAAGCAGCCCTGCAAAATCACATAGAGAAGAGCAGAGGCGTGATGGCAG GAGGCCACTGCTGCTGCGATTGCCCCCGTTATGCCAGAGGAACCTGATGTCTCTGCTGATGGCTGTCCGGCCCTCGCTGCCCGAGAGCAGCCTGCTCCCGGTGCTGCAGATTGCACAGCAAGCGCAACAAGCCGACGCCTGGCTCCGGGCCCTGGGGCAGTTGCTGCGGAGGGACCTGAGCGCCGGGGTAGCGGTTGAGGGAGCGGGCCCCCTGTCTACACACTGCCAGAGAGAGCTCCAGGGCCTGTGCGGGCGGCTGCGCCAGGGAGGCCGGAGGCTGCAGTTAGCCCAGGCTCCCGTTCCCGacgaggaagagaaggagggccAGGACTCCCCGCGGCCTGGGAAACGCAGAAAGGGGCCAGAGGAAGAGCTTGCCAGTCCTGAGGGCCAGAGGGCCCCCAAAAGGTTCCGGCGTttggaaagggaaggggaaggaggtcAGGAGGAGGAGAGACGTGAACCTGAATCTTTGGAGACCCGGGCAGCTGGAGGAGGTGCCTCACCCATCAAGAACCAGCCTGTCAGAGCCGAGCCCAGGGAGGCTGGTCAGAGTCTGGAGGAGGCTCAGGGCCTAGCCGAGAATTTGGAGTTGCCCAAAGCTGTCCAG GACCAGGTTCCCAGGCTGCAGCAGCTACTCAAGACCTTCGGGGAG GGGTCGGAGGGCGCCCCCCCGCCTGAGCTGCAGCTTCTCCATGAATGCAGTCCTAGCCAG ATggacctgctctgtgcccagctgCAGCTCCCGCAGCTCTCGGACCCAGCTCTCCTGCAGCTCTGCACCTGGCTCCTGTCCATTTCACCGGATCTTAGCCTTAGCAATGCGACCGTTCTGACCAAGAGCCTCTTCCTTAGACGG ATTCTCTCCCTGACTTCCTCAGCCTCCCGCCTGCTCATGACTGCCCTGACCTCCTTCTGTGCCAAGTATGCCTATCCTGTCTGCAGAGCCCTTCTTGGCCCCATGCTCCAGGCCCCAGGAACAG GTCCAGCTCAAACAGAGTTATTGTGTTGCCTTCTGAAGGATGAGGCCCTGGAGCCAGACATGCAGCTTCTAATGCTGGG ACAGATCTTGGAGCTGCCCTGGAAAGAGGACACTTTCTTGGTGTTGCAGTCACTGCTGGAGCGGCAG GTGGAGATGACCCCTGAAAAGTTCAGTGTGTTGATGGAGAAGCTCTGTAAAGAGGGGCCAGTGGCCACCACATCTGTGGCCTATGCCAAGCTCATGCTGACGGTGATGACCAAGTATCAGGCCAGT atCACTGAGATCCAGAGGCTGGGCCTGGCCACAGCCCTAGAGCTCAACACCACTTTCCTGAGGAAGTCCCTGAAGGCCGCCCTGAGACATCTGGCCCCCTGA
- the FANCE gene encoding Fanconi anemia group E protein isoform X3 codes for MESRSPGAPGMAASEAAPALAEDAGSAPWAQLDTPARFLLQALQSGPEGARRGLGLLRALGSRGEEPFCWDHVLEALCREEPVVEGPDCRLELRPLLLRLPPLCQRNLMSLLMAVRPSLPESSLLPVLQIAQQAQQADAWLRALGQLLRRDLSAGVAVEGAGPLSTHCQRELQGLCGRLRQGGRRLQLAQAPVPDEEEKEGQDSPRPGKRRKGPEEELASPEGQRAPKRFRRLEREGEGGQEEERREPESLETRAAGGGASPIKNQPVRAEPREAGQSLEEAQGLAENLELPKAVQDQVPRLQQLLKTFGEGSEGAPPPELQLLHECSPSQMDLLCAQLQLPQLSDPALLQLCTWLLSISPDLSLSNATVLTKSLFLRRILSLTSSASRLLMTALTSFCAKYAYPVCRALLGPMLQAPGTGPAQTELLCCLLKDEALEPDMQLLMLGQILELPWKEDTFLVLQSLLERQVEMTPEKFSVLMEKLCKEGPVATTSVAYAKLMLTVMTKYQASITEIQRLGLATALELNTTFLRKSLKAALRHLAP; via the exons ATGGAGTCCCGGAGCCCCGGAGCCCCGGGCATGGCGGCCTCGGAGGCGGCGCCCGCTCTGGCTGAGGACGCGGGGTCGGCGCCCTGGGCGCAGCTGGACACCCCCGCCCGGTTCCTGCTGCAGGCGCTGCAGTCGGGGCCGGAGGGGGCGCGGCGCGGCCTGGGGCTGCTGCGGGCGCTGGGCAGTCGCGGCGAGGAACCCTTCTGCTGGGACCACGTCCTAGAGGCGCTGTGCCGGGAGGAGCCCGTCGTGGAGGGCCCGGACTGTCGCCTGGAGCT GAGGCCACTGCTGCTGCGATTGCCCCCGTTATGCCAGAGGAACCTGATGTCTCTGCTGATGGCTGTCCGGCCCTCGCTGCCCGAGAGCAGCCTGCTCCCGGTGCTGCAGATTGCACAGCAAGCGCAACAAGCCGACGCCTGGCTCCGGGCCCTGGGGCAGTTGCTGCGGAGGGACCTGAGCGCCGGGGTAGCGGTTGAGGGAGCGGGCCCCCTGTCTACACACTGCCAGAGAGAGCTCCAGGGCCTGTGCGGGCGGCTGCGCCAGGGAGGCCGGAGGCTGCAGTTAGCCCAGGCTCCCGTTCCCGacgaggaagagaaggagggccAGGACTCCCCGCGGCCTGGGAAACGCAGAAAGGGGCCAGAGGAAGAGCTTGCCAGTCCTGAGGGCCAGAGGGCCCCCAAAAGGTTCCGGCGTttggaaagggaaggggaaggaggtcAGGAGGAGGAGAGACGTGAACCTGAATCTTTGGAGACCCGGGCAGCTGGAGGAGGTGCCTCACCCATCAAGAACCAGCCTGTCAGAGCCGAGCCCAGGGAGGCTGGTCAGAGTCTGGAGGAGGCTCAGGGCCTAGCCGAGAATTTGGAGTTGCCCAAAGCTGTCCAG GACCAGGTTCCCAGGCTGCAGCAGCTACTCAAGACCTTCGGGGAG GGGTCGGAGGGCGCCCCCCCGCCTGAGCTGCAGCTTCTCCATGAATGCAGTCCTAGCCAG ATggacctgctctgtgcccagctgCAGCTCCCGCAGCTCTCGGACCCAGCTCTCCTGCAGCTCTGCACCTGGCTCCTGTCCATTTCACCGGATCTTAGCCTTAGCAATGCGACCGTTCTGACCAAGAGCCTCTTCCTTAGACGG ATTCTCTCCCTGACTTCCTCAGCCTCCCGCCTGCTCATGACTGCCCTGACCTCCTTCTGTGCCAAGTATGCCTATCCTGTCTGCAGAGCCCTTCTTGGCCCCATGCTCCAGGCCCCAGGAACAG GTCCAGCTCAAACAGAGTTATTGTGTTGCCTTCTGAAGGATGAGGCCCTGGAGCCAGACATGCAGCTTCTAATGCTGGG ACAGATCTTGGAGCTGCCCTGGAAAGAGGACACTTTCTTGGTGTTGCAGTCACTGCTGGAGCGGCAG GTGGAGATGACCCCTGAAAAGTTCAGTGTGTTGATGGAGAAGCTCTGTAAAGAGGGGCCAGTGGCCACCACATCTGTGGCCTATGCCAAGCTCATGCTGACGGTGATGACCAAGTATCAGGCCAGT atCACTGAGATCCAGAGGCTGGGCCTGGCCACAGCCCTAGAGCTCAACACCACTTTCCTGAGGAAGTCCCTGAAGGCCGCCCTGAGACATCTGGCCCCCTGA